A stretch of DNA from Gasterosteus aculeatus chromosome 7, fGasAcu3.hap1.1, whole genome shotgun sequence:
TCGTAAGCGGCGTCAATGTTGGTGAGGGGTTTTGGCCAGAAGTTTGTGATGAGACTTCGCTGAGCTGTCCCGCTTTGAGGGTAGCTTCGCCAGAAGAAGCTGAGAACGCAAGAACATTTTGAACATAAGGCAAACTtcttaaaaagaagaacaatCTTAGGACTTTTGATCCAGATGTTGCAATACCTGTCTTTGAAGAAGAGCATTTCTCCTCGCAGGGTTGTGACAGCATCCAACACCATGGTTGAATCACAGGAATCAGGGTCTGTGGGGGGTTGAGGTTCATCTACCGATGGATCCTTGTCAGGATTTGGACCTGGAACAAAATGTGTCCCCAAGTATTTACTAAGCCACAGAACGAAAGCCCAGTTAAGTAGCAGCAACAAACTTTGTACAAGAGACTGTCCAAACGGCATGGACAATCCAGTCAGTTGGTACAAACCATAAAGAGACTGGATGCCGTTGACGTCATCTTGGGATAGAACAAAGGTGTCAGGGTTTCTGTTGGAGTACGTGGGGTACATGAGAGCACTAGGATCCTCAGAGTGATCCAAGCCTAGAGAGTGGCCGAACTCATGGGCAGCCACCATGAAGAGCACAAAACCtgcaacagaaaacacagaacTACAGATTATTTACAGTCATCAGCTGTAAGTGAAAGCCCTGAGTTCAGCATTTGAGCTGTTACCGTCTTGGCTTTTGGCCGTCACCAACTTGTTTTTTGCTACCAAATGTGACGTGCAAGGGTGAATATTATAATTACTATTCAGAGAAGGTATTTCTATTACTTGTATTTGAAATACGTATTTAAATAACGTTTGAGTATTTTGTGATTTGTATTTTATAGGGTCAATGAAAAACATAATGTAATCTGTAACAAAATACTCTAGAATAGAGTgattttgtatttgaaatactCAAAATACTTTTTCTACAAATCAAAAAGCAGTTCATGAGTTCACTCTTCAGTGTTACAAGTTATGCTGTATCTTCTCAATGTGAATGTCATAATGCCATATCAACTATAATAATAGTAGATAATATAGTTCACAGTTAGCCAagctaattcatttattttaaagatttaGTTTGAAATGATTCTTAGTTTTTTTAGTATGCATAGGCCTAATGTGTGATGCTATTCATATGTGATGAATCTTTTATTGTTGTAGTTTATGAGCTGTTTTTaagtccatttaaaaaaatatacatgtaGATGTATTTTTGCCCATCTCTGTTACCATTCATGTACTGACAATACATAGTAAAAAGTTTCAAGTTGGAAAACAAAACCCAACATGACAACTCAAAGACAGGACAACACCGTTGTAGCAATCTAAAGATAGCCCCACCCGAAAGAATACCCTCCTATGTGTtgagacttgaaactagagattagGACCGTAACCCAATGTTACTCATCTAAATATTTACTCATGGGATTTATCAAGAGAGAATGTAGGATTCTGAAATCTTACACAACCAGAGGAATCACGCACTAATGAACATTAGAAAAATGCAGATATGAGACAATTCCAAGCATCATTATACCGTTTCGAGAAAATCACTGACAGTTGGTGGGAAAAAAGATACACCGCATTTAGCAGAAATGAGAAACTTACCTCTGTTTGAGCGGTAAGTGAAGTTCTCATCCTCATCAAAATGAGCATCTCCTCCCATGCCAGATCCTGGGGCAAAGGCATGGGCAAGAATGCGACCAGGGCCATCAAAAGGGTAAAAATCCCCATGTGCTGTTAATGAAAACATACTCATGTTTAAGAAAAATAAGGTATTACTCAGCTATTCAATGTGATCCAGGACACAGAGCCATTTAAATTTGAAGGCGTTCAGAAAAGGAACTTAATGGAACCTCCCTACACGATAAACTAGCAGTAGTGAAAAGCTTGTTCTGTACTCACATCCGCTTACAAAAGAGATCATGATGTCAGCCGTGCCGCTGTAGATCCTTGTGAATCTCAGAGGAGTGACTTTGGCCCAAACCTGCAGAGCTTTCTCTATGGATTCATCAACCTCTGACGGAGACATGTCAGGTGTGTAGTTCTCTATCCTGATGGGCAAACAACAGTCAGGGATATTATAAGTTTGATTTTCTAGTTTAATATTATTTTCACACTGTCTCTCTTCACATAATTTACCTGAAAGTCAGGCTTTTTCCTTCCCACTTGGGGTTACGTCCAAATGTGGAGAAATGGGCAACATTGCTGTCCGGAACGCCACAGCGGGGCTTCTTCATCACCGCCAGGGTCTCAGTATCCAGCGTCCCGGTGATCTGGAGACGGAAAAATCTCTGCATCTCAGTCAGCTTCTTGGTCAACGGGCTGATCCCCCGTCTGATAGTTGGACCAGTCTCCTCTGTTAGGTTGAAGAATTCCTTTAGATAGCTCTGTAAAAGAAACAATATGTTTTGATACTGGATAGTCAGTAATGAGCAACATCATTTTTGAGACAACaaaagtccacaaaatgtaCACCTTGAACACGTCTTAAATGCAAAGCAATGAATACACACGTACCTCTGCATAACCTTCATCTTGCGCAGTGACTTGGGATGCAGGCACACAGTAGACTGTGACTGCCAGGCTCAGTATGATGCACACACTGCAGGACTTCATACTTACTTGTTGAATGCGTCTTGTGTGTCTGTTCTGGGGACAGATGTTATATAGGCTGAGGAGTGGACGCCCTGAGGCGTTGAGCAACAACCTTACAGAGTAGATGACTCAAGAGCTATTTGATTTCTAGATAAGAGGAAAATAATTGTCTTTGATTGCTCAGCGCCCCAAAGGAAATTTCCATGACACGTCACAACTCCATACGGAAACCACAGATTAAAAATCCCCTAATTTagaaaccaaaaataaataagggAAGTGAAAAGGAAGTGGGCATCATTGCTGTCTTTTCAGAAGTGCGACGGGTGGATTTTGCAGAGGGATTATGTTGGTTGATGACTTAATCTATAATTTAAGGCTGTATTCTGAAGTACATCCTTCTCAGATTTCTGTGGCAGTCGTTCATAGATTCACAGGTGTTTAACCTTAGACCGTTTCCTCTTGCCCTCAGGCTAATGTTTCCACTGACAGGACAAAAAATGTTCTCtgtgacaaaacacaaacatgctgcgtcacgtcatggaccttatGTGTAATGGACCGCTTCACAACAGTTTAGCTGTAACAAGCAGGTTtatggaaatatgtttctgtgtttcGAATAACAACATTAAGTTGATTTTATACCGGGACATATTTATTGTGCTGTAGAGCATTCAAAGGCGCCGATTGTGATTCTCTTCATTAACTATTTTATGTTCTTTATCACACaatcaaaatgaatatatatatttaacaaacatTCTTACTTCATGTTAGTGGAAAACTACATCCCGGCTGCTGTTTCCTAACACTGCCCACTTATTTGTTGTGCAACTTATGCATCATGTAAACCCACAAAGCAAACGTAGACTGGGTGAAGGTGTTGCAATAGGAAAGAAGTATCTAAGTGATgcatgtatgtacagtatgttaggaatcaggaatcatttattgccaaaatatgtcatacatacaaggaatttgacttggtggttggtgcgtaacagtatacagtatgacaatagacgacaagacagcagtgcatgtatatatatatatatatatatatagttctatctatctgtctgtctattaatccatccatctgtctgtccgtccgtccgcctGTCAATTAATCCATTCATCTATCTAtttgtctatctatctatccatgaTTAGCTTTGTAGAGTGAGGAGCGCGTACGTCCATACTATGGCATCACAAGGGGACACGTGGTGGAAGGCTGCTACCTTCTGCTACCTTCTGGGGCTGCTGTCTGGCAACAGCCAGACAGCAGCCCCCAGAATGCCTCACAGCACACCCAGCTGTAGGTGTTTAAGCCATTTGTTTACAGCAGGGCTTAAAAGTTAGAGCAGCTGCCTGGCAAGAGAGACGACTGGAGGAGAGCACCAAGCTGGAAGGGCTAGAACGGTGCATTGGAGCACCCAACGATCCTTGGGGAAGGAAACCACGAGAAAGACTTGTAAGGAGGGAGGACTCCCCCGACCCCAAAGTAAAAGGGAccctttctgtttgtgttttaaagctgCCAAATGACCGAAGGCCttgtttatgtttgtctgtttatttaaGAA
This window harbors:
- the LOC120822795 gene encoding matrix metalloproteinase-18 isoform X2 encodes the protein MKSCSVCIILSLAVTVYCVPASQVTAQDEGYAESYLKEFFNLTEETGPTIRRGISPLTKKLTEMQRFFRLQITGTLDTETLAVMKKPRCGVPDSNVAHFSTFGRNPKWEGKSLTFRIENYTPDMSPSEVDESIEKALQVWAKVTPLRFTRIYSGTADIMISFVSGSHGDFYPFDGPGRILAHAFAPGSGMGGDAHFDEDENFTYRSNRGFVLFMVAAHEFGHSLGLDHSEDPSALMYPTYSNRNPDTFVLSQDDVNGIQSLYGPNPDKDPSVDEPQPPTDPDSCDSTMVLDAVTTLRGEMLFFKDSFFWRSYPQSGTAQRSLITNFWPKPLTNIDAAYESQQSDKIFLFKGRRVWAFTGYDLVPGYPKTLTSFGLPKGVRQIDAALYDTESGKTLFFVGSKYFSYDEARKTIDRGFPKRVDQAFPGLTMNVTAAFQYRGFTYIYSGPYMLEYDLRTGRLFRVLRNNYFLRCTNF
- the LOC120822795 gene encoding matrix metalloproteinase-18 isoform X3, giving the protein MKMFNPCFLLTLAAAVYCVPISQINVQDENFAESYLKEFFNLTEETGPTIRRGISPLTKKLTEMQRFFRLQITGTLDTETLAVMKKPRCGVPDSNVAHFSTFGRNPKWEGKSLTFRIENYTPDMSPSEVDESIEKALQVWAKVTPLRFTRIYSGTADIMISFVSGSHGDFYPFDGPGRILAHAFAPGSGMGGDAHFDEDENFTYRSNRGFVLFMVAAHEFGHSLGLDHSEDPSALMYPTYSNRNPDTFVLSQDDVNGIQSLYGPNPDKDPSVDEPQPPTDPDSCDSTMVLDAVTTLRGEMLFFKDSFFWRSYPQSGTAQRSLITNFWPKPLTNIDAAYESQQSDKIFLFKGRRVWAFTGYDLVPGYPKTLTSFGLPKGVRQIDAALYDTESGKTLFFVGSKYFSYDEARKTIDRGFPKRVDQAFPGLTMNVTAAFQYRGFTYIYSGPYMLEYDLRTGRLFRVLRNNYFLRCTNF